The Chitinophaga flava genome has a segment encoding these proteins:
- a CDS encoding SDR family NAD(P)-dependent oxidoreductase — MKSLKGKTVLVTGASSGIGEAFAKQFAAYGCHLVLTARSGDKLHQTARELSSTYDIQATVITADLSRQGAGRELAAAIWQQQLNIDILINNAGFGKWAGFLQETPDTYQDMIQLNTTALVELSHLFLPHMLEKKSGGIINIGSTGSFQPAPYIAVYCATKAFVLSFSEALYGEYRDRGVTVTAVCPGNTETAFFRVANADTKGMPAATPEQVASEGISAFLKGKNYIVTGGWSNYLQSLSSRFLPRKAVIGIVAGMFRNRVSHG, encoded by the coding sequence ATGAAATCACTTAAAGGTAAAACTGTATTGGTCACCGGAGCCTCATCCGGTATAGGAGAAGCATTTGCAAAACAATTTGCGGCATACGGCTGCCATCTGGTGCTCACCGCCCGCTCCGGCGACAAGCTTCATCAGACGGCCCGGGAATTGAGCAGCACCTACGATATACAAGCGACAGTCATCACAGCAGACCTGAGCAGACAGGGCGCAGGCAGGGAGCTGGCCGCAGCTATCTGGCAGCAGCAGCTGAATATCGATATCCTCATCAACAATGCCGGTTTCGGTAAATGGGCCGGTTTCCTGCAAGAGACACCGGATACCTATCAGGACATGATACAACTCAATACCACCGCTCTCGTGGAACTCTCTCACCTGTTTCTGCCACATATGCTGGAGAAAAAAAGCGGTGGCATTATCAACATAGGCTCTACCGGCTCTTTCCAGCCTGCACCTTATATCGCAGTGTATTGTGCCACCAAAGCCTTTGTGCTTAGTTTTTCCGAAGCCCTGTACGGCGAATACCGGGACAGAGGCGTTACGGTTACCGCAGTCTGTCCGGGTAATACAGAGACGGCTTTTTTCCGGGTGGCAAATGCGGATACCAAAGGGATGCCGGCAGCAACCCCGGAACAGGTAGCCAGCGAAGGTATCAGTGCTTTCCTGAAAGGTAAAAACTATATTGTCACCGGTGGATGGAGCAATTACCTGCAGTCGCTTTCCTCCCGCTTCCTCCCCCGCAAAGCTGTTATTGGTATTGTAGCCGGCATGTTCAGAAACAGGGTAAGCCATGGCTGA
- a CDS encoding NAD-dependent epimerase/dehydratase family protein, translating to MSNTRQLKVIVTGASGMVGEGVMHECLQHPQVEEVLVINRRPSGIVHPKLKEIVHQDFFNLTPIADQLRDYDACYFCLGVSSVGMAQQQYYRLTYTLTMHVAETLSRRNSNMIFCYISGAGTDSSEQGRSAWARVKGKTENDLLKLPFKKVYAFRPGFIKPTKGLKHAHTFYRYINWLFPIGRALFPSGFCTLAELGRAMINITLYGYGRQIIEGKDIIALAGTPL from the coding sequence ATGAGCAATACCCGGCAACTCAAAGTAATTGTTACCGGTGCGAGCGGCATGGTAGGTGAAGGTGTGATGCATGAATGTCTACAGCATCCGCAGGTGGAAGAAGTACTGGTCATCAACCGCAGGCCCTCCGGCATCGTACACCCTAAGTTAAAAGAGATCGTCCATCAGGACTTTTTTAACCTTACTCCCATTGCAGATCAGCTGCGGGATTATGATGCCTGCTATTTCTGTCTGGGCGTATCTTCTGTAGGTATGGCCCAACAACAATACTACCGGCTTACCTATACGCTCACCATGCATGTAGCGGAAACCCTGAGCCGCAGAAACAGCAATATGATATTCTGTTATATTTCCGGCGCCGGTACAGACAGCTCGGAACAAGGTCGCAGTGCCTGGGCCAGGGTAAAAGGCAAAACCGAAAACGACCTGCTGAAACTACCATTCAAAAAAGTGTATGCCTTCCGGCCCGGTTTTATCAAACCCACCAAAGGCTTAAAACATGCACATACTTTTTACAGATACATCAACTGGCTCTTCCCGATAGGAAGAGCCCTTTTCCCCAGCGGTTTTTGTACACTGGCAGAACTGGGACGTGCTATGATCAATATAACCCTGTACGGCTACGGACGACAGATCATCGAAGGAAAAGATATCATAGCCCTGGCAGGAACACCCCTCTGA
- a CDS encoding Crp/Fnr family transcriptional regulator has product MTTSYLPSYYNGLMKKYPVVTQEEWQLLDSIVVIKHIRKGESFLRYGKVARYSAFVISGLFKFSILDEEGTEKIIRFGFPDDFLANCESYNKKAPSAISITAMEDSVILRINIKRLEPLYHLHMNLLHVNLQLFQEMSEQQTEHQQILSLKSPLQRYRFLLERRPAIVQKISLTNIARYLYISREALSRARLYLLDQNRNFCD; this is encoded by the coding sequence ATGACAACATCCTATCTACCTTCCTACTATAACGGATTGATGAAAAAATATCCGGTGGTGACCCAAGAAGAATGGCAGTTACTGGATAGCATCGTGGTAATTAAACACATCCGTAAAGGAGAGTCCTTCCTCCGTTATGGTAAAGTAGCACGTTATTCCGCCTTCGTGATTTCCGGCCTGTTCAAATTTTCCATCCTGGATGAAGAAGGAACCGAAAAGATCATCCGTTTTGGCTTCCCCGACGACTTCCTTGCCAACTGTGAGAGTTATAATAAAAAAGCGCCTTCCGCAATCAGTATTACTGCCATGGAAGATTCCGTGATATTGCGGATCAATATCAAAAGGCTGGAACCGTTGTATCATCTGCATATGAACCTGTTGCATGTCAACCTCCAGCTGTTTCAGGAAATGTCAGAACAACAAACAGAACATCAGCAGATCCTGTCTTTAAAAAGTCCGCTGCAGCGATATCGCTTTCTACTCGAAAGACGCCCAGCCATTGTTCAGAAAATATCACTTACCAACATCGCCCGGTATCTGTATATCAGCCGCGAAGCCTTGAGCAGAGCACGTCTATACCTGCTGGACCAGAACAGGAACTTTTGTGATTGA
- a CDS encoding alpha/beta fold hydrolase encodes MKQSMILLHGLFGGLSNWHGVVQNFESRYDIHIPPLPIYDQHNQDNLDYLVNYLENYIQQHHLEKLILIGNSLGGHVAILYTHRHPEMVDKLILTGSSGLYENNSLGSFPKRGNYNYIRERVAYTFYDPATATDELVDEVFKTTTNAAKCMRIVRMAKSAQRNYVGPILPEIPTNTLLIWGEEDKISPPDVAHEFLQFLPNASLVMLPKCGHAPMMELPELFNESLERFLLESQG; translated from the coding sequence ATGAAGCAAAGCATGATCTTGTTGCATGGTCTTTTTGGCGGGCTTAGTAACTGGCACGGAGTAGTTCAGAATTTTGAATCACGCTATGACATTCACATTCCGCCATTACCTATTTATGACCAACATAATCAGGACAATCTCGATTACCTGGTCAACTACCTGGAGAACTATATACAGCAACATCACCTGGAAAAGTTAATACTGATAGGCAATTCCCTCGGAGGACATGTCGCCATCCTCTATACCCACCGGCACCCGGAAATGGTCGATAAACTGATCCTGACCGGCAGCTCCGGCCTCTACGAAAACAATAGCCTGGGTAGCTTCCCCAAACGAGGCAACTATAACTATATCCGGGAACGCGTAGCCTACACATTCTATGATCCGGCCACCGCAACAGATGAACTGGTAGATGAGGTATTCAAAACTACCACCAATGCCGCCAAATGTATGCGTATCGTCCGTATGGCCAAATCAGCCCAACGCAATTATGTCGGGCCTATATTACCAGAGATACCCACCAACACTTTACTGATATGGGGAGAAGAAGACAAAATCTCGCCCCCCGATGTAGCACACGAATTTTTACAGTTCCTGCCTAATGCTTCACTGGTGATGCTGCCCAAATGCGGCCACGCCCCTATGATGGAGCTTCCTGAATTATTTAATGAATCGCTGGAGCGTTTTCTTCTCGAGTCCCAGGGCTAA
- a CDS encoding GbsR/MarR family transcriptional regulator: MEKYRDRIEKISITMESLGLTPVAARVYIYLLLSEEHQATFEQIVDYFKVSKSAVSNALKMLESVKMIESKTIGGQRKRYFSANLRNIFREEYLTARIKVFFDIMDDVRSIREIDDDFSKELEDVSILYKMMLVEIPMMLERWRRTVALNRKDK, encoded by the coding sequence TTGGAAAAGTACAGAGACAGGATAGAAAAGATAAGTATAACGATGGAGAGCCTGGGGCTGACCCCGGTAGCTGCGCGTGTGTATATCTATCTGTTGCTCAGTGAAGAACATCAGGCGACTTTTGAACAGATCGTTGATTATTTTAAAGTGAGCAAAAGTGCTGTTTCGAATGCCCTCAAGATGCTGGAGTCTGTAAAGATGATAGAGTCTAAAACCATTGGTGGGCAAAGAAAACGCTACTTTTCCGCCAACCTGCGTAATATCTTCCGGGAAGAATATCTGACAGCCAGAATTAAAGTGTTTTTTGATATCATGGACGATGTCAGATCTATCCGGGAGATAGATGATGATTTCAGCAAAGAATTGGAAGATGTGTCGATACTGTATAAGATGATGCTGGTGGAAATTCCGATGATGCTGGAAAGGTGGAGAAGAACCGTTGCTTTGAATAGAAAAGACAAATAG
- a CDS encoding TolC family protein, which yields MKKSIILLLLVTYATGSAGQSMPLKDTAAPATTWDLQQCLDYANSHNNELLAKAHSVNAAILDSKAALLKLAPDITIRAEVDNYWKIPVQVFPGELVGQPSGTFVPIRMGTPWMGNYGADADLPLADLQTWQNIKLARLQQQSGQSEYHALQRSLLKNVRMAYYNVQQQMEYLDVCNRLYGNYHQIHDLISLQLNKGFTDKITFNQSATLLKTRQEAVDKAQVGLEEAYLDLRFWMGYPLNGKLTITAATTLPPLEISDYNTTQLPDYETEQLKVQVAKQQYRNAYTALYPTLHFKGSYQQLGFGDHLNFITHSPWFTVGYAGVALRLPLSAANFSNRPRNQKALWLAAATRFKHYTSEQEKKYLEEKLLLEKASRDIQRQKENIRLSEENETLSSQKINKGIIDMIQLREVQQDLYDAQAKLNEARMDFYKHFTELNYLQNQ from the coding sequence ATGAAAAAAAGTATCATTTTACTTTTGCTGGTTACCTATGCCACAGGATCAGCAGGGCAATCCATGCCCTTAAAGGATACAGCCGCACCTGCCACCACCTGGGATCTGCAGCAATGCCTGGACTATGCCAACAGCCACAACAACGAACTCCTTGCCAAAGCCCATTCCGTTAATGCCGCCATCCTGGACAGCAAAGCAGCCTTATTAAAACTAGCTCCAGACATCACCATCAGAGCGGAGGTAGACAACTACTGGAAGATACCAGTACAGGTATTTCCAGGTGAACTGGTTGGCCAGCCTTCCGGCACCTTTGTACCCATAAGGATGGGAACCCCGTGGATGGGCAACTATGGCGCAGATGCAGACCTTCCGCTGGCAGACCTGCAGACATGGCAGAATATCAAACTGGCCAGACTGCAACAGCAATCCGGCCAGAGCGAATACCACGCTCTCCAACGCAGCCTGCTGAAAAACGTACGAATGGCCTACTACAACGTACAGCAACAAATGGAATACCTGGACGTATGTAACCGCCTCTATGGAAACTACCACCAGATCCACGACCTGATTTCCCTTCAGCTCAATAAAGGATTTACGGATAAAATCACTTTTAATCAATCAGCCACCTTGCTGAAAACCAGACAGGAAGCTGTAGACAAAGCACAGGTAGGCCTCGAGGAAGCCTATCTGGATCTCAGATTCTGGATGGGCTATCCACTGAATGGTAAATTAACCATCACAGCTGCAACAACTTTGCCCCCTCTGGAAATCAGTGACTACAATACAACACAGCTCCCCGATTACGAAACAGAGCAACTGAAAGTGCAAGTAGCTAAACAACAATATCGTAATGCCTATACAGCCCTATACCCCACCCTGCATTTCAAAGGTTCCTACCAACAGCTGGGCTTTGGTGATCACCTCAATTTTATAACCCATTCGCCCTGGTTTACCGTAGGCTATGCAGGTGTAGCATTACGCCTCCCACTGTCAGCAGCCAATTTCTCCAACAGGCCCCGCAACCAGAAAGCCTTATGGCTGGCCGCCGCCACACGGTTCAAACATTATACATCCGAGCAGGAAAAAAAATATCTGGAAGAAAAATTATTACTGGAAAAAGCTTCACGAGATATACAACGGCAAAAGGAAAACATACGCCTGTCAGAAGAAAACGAAACACTCAGCAGCCAGAAAATCAACAAAGGTATCATCGATATGATACAGTTGAGGGAAGTACAGCAGGACCTGTACGATGCGCAAGCCAAGCTGAATGAGGCCCGGATGGACTTTTACAAACACTTCACCGAACTTAACTACTTACAAAATCAATAA
- a CDS encoding efflux RND transporter periplasmic adaptor subunit translates to MKKFLIIAPAVFMAVACKQKTATYTVQSRTLNEAVYASGEIMPEAYYFLKSNVADLLMKVMVKEGDAVHKNEVMAVLGTPSQLTQEDILHSQVALAGKNAQPGSSSLSELQKRIALAKVQQEQDALNADRYTELAKSQAVSEKDAEQARMQAASSATTYKTLQEQYLTQQHELTEKLLQARQQLAATSQGREGKILKSPVDGYVYKVYLKEGELAQLNDPVLMVGLPGQFKLELLVDERDISKVKIGQKVYFETDVYKGRQFAASVNKIIPLLQKESRSFQVEAAVQDTAQFYPQSSVEANILVREHITALVVPADYLLKGDSVYLQQGSKLHKTAVLTGIRNGSWVEVKSGLKAGDVIAIKE, encoded by the coding sequence ATGAAAAAGTTTTTGATCATAGCACCCGCTGTTTTCATGGCTGTTGCCTGCAAACAAAAAACTGCTACCTATACCGTACAGTCACGCACCCTGAACGAAGCTGTATATGCTTCGGGAGAGATCATGCCTGAAGCATATTATTTCCTGAAATCCAATGTAGCCGACCTGCTGATGAAAGTGATGGTAAAAGAAGGTGATGCGGTTCATAAAAATGAAGTGATGGCTGTATTAGGCACGCCCAGCCAGTTAACACAGGAAGACATTCTTCATAGCCAGGTAGCCCTGGCTGGTAAAAATGCACAACCAGGTTCCTCATCACTTAGTGAGTTGCAAAAACGTATCGCCTTGGCCAAAGTCCAGCAGGAACAAGACGCCCTGAATGCCGACCGTTATACTGAACTGGCCAAAAGCCAGGCTGTTTCCGAAAAAGATGCAGAACAGGCCAGGATGCAGGCTGCCAGCAGCGCTACAACTTACAAGACATTACAGGAACAATATCTTACCCAGCAACATGAACTGACCGAAAAACTGCTGCAGGCACGTCAGCAGCTGGCTGCCACCAGCCAGGGCAGGGAAGGCAAAATATTAAAAAGCCCGGTTGACGGATATGTATACAAGGTTTATCTCAAAGAAGGAGAACTGGCACAGCTGAATGATCCCGTACTGATGGTGGGTTTGCCTGGGCAGTTCAAACTGGAGCTGCTGGTAGACGAACGCGATATCAGCAAAGTAAAGATTGGCCAGAAAGTATATTTTGAAACAGACGTATATAAAGGCAGGCAGTTTGCAGCCAGCGTCAATAAGATCATTCCGCTGCTGCAAAAAGAAAGCCGCAGCTTTCAGGTAGAAGCGGCCGTACAGGACACTGCACAGTTTTATCCTCAATCGTCTGTAGAAGCCAACATCCTTGTTCGGGAGCATATCACTGCCTTGGTGGTGCCTGCAGACTATCTGCTGAAAGGCGACAGCGTATACCTGCAACAAGGCAGCAAACTTCATAAAACAGCCGTCCTTACCGGCATCCGCAACGGCAGCTGGGTGGAAGTTAAATCAGGCCTCAAAGCCGGTGATGTGATCGCTATAAAAGAATGA
- a CDS encoding ABC transporter permease, which translates to MKLLTNIKLAASIALTHMRARLKQTIIATVGVTFGITVFIFMVSFIQGSNDFVKAVAFEQSPHLRLYNEVQTSPQSVLDKADPHVINIVAHEKPKDILLNLKDGRQIVQQLQQDPRVAAISGSVNTQVFYRLGSSTINGTINGIRFEEENPLFHLQAKLLEGSFQELSTLPNSLVLGVGLAKRLNVKTGDRIELTTEKGNNFSVKVVGIFKTGMTDIDKQQSYASLNTVQRFLEVPASYITDIKIKLHDMELAPEMSRELQDKYGFHGSDWKQDNAALLEGDSLRKMIVYGVAITILLVAGFGIFNILTMMIYEKMKDIAILKAMGFSDSDIRWIFLVQALIIGIAGALMGLVFGFLVAYGISKMPYHSDVMITLDHLPVSFSMVYYVTGFTFGILTTTLAGYLPSRKAANVDPITILRG; encoded by the coding sequence ATGAAACTACTTACCAACATAAAACTGGCCGCCTCCATTGCCCTCACCCATATGCGTGCGAGGTTGAAACAAACCATCATTGCCACGGTGGGCGTCACCTTTGGCATTACCGTGTTTATATTCATGGTCAGCTTTATACAGGGCTCCAATGATTTTGTTAAAGCAGTAGCCTTCGAACAGTCACCACATCTGCGGCTGTACAACGAAGTACAGACTTCTCCCCAAAGTGTATTGGACAAGGCAGATCCACATGTGATTAATATCGTGGCCCATGAAAAACCCAAAGATATTTTACTTAACCTGAAAGATGGCCGGCAGATTGTACAACAACTGCAGCAGGACCCTCGTGTGGCCGCCATCTCCGGGTCTGTGAACACCCAGGTGTTTTACCGCCTTGGCTCCAGCACGATCAATGGCACGATCAACGGCATCCGTTTTGAAGAGGAAAATCCCCTTTTTCATCTACAGGCTAAACTGCTGGAAGGCAGCTTCCAGGAGCTGTCTACGTTGCCCAACAGCCTGGTATTAGGCGTAGGACTAGCCAAACGGCTTAATGTAAAAACCGGCGACCGGATAGAACTCACCACCGAAAAAGGCAACAATTTTTCCGTAAAAGTGGTGGGCATCTTCAAAACAGGAATGACAGACATTGACAAACAACAAAGTTACGCCAGCCTCAATACCGTACAGCGTTTTCTGGAAGTGCCGGCCTCCTATATCACCGACATAAAAATAAAACTACATGATATGGAACTGGCCCCGGAGATGAGCCGGGAGCTGCAGGATAAATACGGCTTTCATGGCTCTGACTGGAAACAGGACAACGCCGCGCTACTGGAAGGAGACTCACTCCGTAAGATGATCGTTTACGGTGTAGCCATCACTATTTTGCTGGTAGCTGGTTTTGGCATCTTCAACATCCTCACCATGATGATCTATGAAAAGATGAAAGACATCGCCATTCTGAAAGCCATGGGCTTCTCCGATTCAGATATCCGCTGGATCTTTCTGGTACAGGCCCTGATCATAGGCATCGCCGGCGCATTGATGGGACTGGTATTTGGTTTTCTGGTGGCCTATGGCATCTCCAAAATGCCTTATCATAGCGATGTGATGATCACACTGGACCATCTGCCGGTGAGTTTCAGCATGGTGTATTACGTTACCGGCTTTACTTTCGGTATTCTCACTACTACCCTGGCGGGCTACCTGCCTTCCCGCAAAGCCGCTAATGTAGACCCTATCACTATTTTAAGAGGATAA
- a CDS encoding ABC transporter ATP-binding protein, translating into MNLIEVRNINKYFFQPARLQVLTDVNFDIEQGKFISITGKSGSGKSTLLYLLSTMDTDFDGSIRINNEEMRGKKNGWLADFRNHHIGFVFQFHYLLPEFSVLRNVMLPALKLARYSPAEIEHRAMDILQLLDVSEQATKRASLLSGGQQQRVAIARALINEPLIIMGDEPTGNLDSHNAAIVFDLFRQLSAEKGQTILTVTHDEDFARRSDHIIHLVDGRIAD; encoded by the coding sequence ATGAACCTGATAGAAGTAAGGAACATCAACAAGTATTTTTTTCAGCCGGCCCGTTTACAGGTGCTGACAGATGTGAATTTTGATATAGAGCAGGGAAAGTTTATCTCCATTACTGGTAAATCCGGCAGTGGCAAGTCTACCCTGTTATATCTGTTATCCACTATGGACACCGATTTTGATGGCAGTATCCGGATCAACAATGAAGAGATGCGTGGCAAGAAAAACGGATGGCTGGCCGATTTCAGGAACCACCATATTGGTTTTGTGTTTCAGTTTCACTATCTGCTGCCAGAGTTCAGTGTACTCCGGAATGTGATGCTGCCTGCGCTCAAGCTGGCTAGGTACAGTCCAGCAGAAATAGAGCACCGGGCTATGGACATACTGCAACTACTAGACGTTTCCGAGCAGGCCACCAAACGGGCATCTCTCCTTTCCGGCGGCCAGCAGCAGCGGGTAGCCATTGCCCGCGCGCTGATCAACGAGCCACTGATTATCATGGGTGATGAGCCTACCGGTAATCTGGACAGTCATAATGCCGCTATCGTATTTGATCTTTTCAGGCAGCTGTCTGCCGAAAAAGGCCAAACCATCCTCACGGTTACCCATGATGAAGATTTCGCCCGGCGTTCAGACCATATTATTCACCTGGTAGATGGCAGAATTGCAGATTGA
- a CDS encoding LysR family transcriptional regulator, with protein sequence MLSTHHQVFIEVAREKSFSRASQTLFISQPAISKHVKYLEEYYKTRLFERKGIQISLTDAGSYLLKRLLQVENIQAETEFEMAAFSDKHQAKGVLKLGASTTVALYILPKVLSVFQQEYPQVEINLLNRNAEIVLEALLNQDINLGIIEGRGKLTNVVYHPFINDQVIAVCGRKSDFSKTRHYPLKAVLQMPVALRERGSGTLEALKYALQKNKTGINDLQVKARLGGTEALKNFLIESGCIGFLPKRSVLKELKQGDLTEISFEGLHIERSFYFIQRKGETNELNKKLIRFARSIYNQ encoded by the coding sequence ATGCTCTCTACGCACCATCAGGTTTTTATTGAAGTAGCCAGAGAGAAAAGTTTCTCCAGGGCCAGTCAGACGTTGTTTATATCGCAGCCAGCCATCAGCAAACATGTAAAGTACCTGGAGGAGTATTACAAGACCAGGCTTTTTGAGCGCAAAGGCATACAGATTTCACTGACAGATGCCGGCAGTTATTTACTGAAGCGTTTGTTACAGGTAGAAAACATACAGGCGGAAACGGAATTTGAGATGGCGGCCTTTAGCGACAAGCATCAGGCCAAGGGTGTACTGAAACTGGGTGCCAGTACTACGGTGGCGCTGTATATCCTGCCTAAAGTACTTTCTGTATTTCAACAGGAGTATCCGCAGGTAGAGATCAATCTGCTGAATCGCAATGCGGAAATTGTGCTGGAGGCGTTGCTTAATCAGGATATCAACCTGGGTATTATTGAAGGCCGGGGAAAACTGACGAATGTGGTGTACCATCCGTTTATCAACGACCAGGTGATTGCAGTTTGTGGCCGGAAAAGTGATTTTTCCAAAACGCGGCACTATCCTTTGAAAGCGGTGTTACAAATGCCGGTAGCCCTGCGGGAAAGAGGCAGTGGTACGCTGGAAGCGCTGAAGTATGCATTGCAGAAAAACAAGACCGGCATCAACGATCTGCAGGTAAAAGCGCGGCTGGGTGGCACCGAGGCATTAAAGAACTTCCTGATAGAATCGGGCTGTATTGGTTTTCTGCCCAAACGTTCGGTGCTGAAGGAATTAAAGCAGGGAGATCTTACGGAAATTTCCTTTGAAGGGTTGCATATAGAAAGAAGTTTTTACTTCATTCAGCGGAAAGGAGAAACGAATGAACTGAATAAAAAACTAATTCGCTTCGCCAGAAGCATTTATAACCAATAG
- a CDS encoding threonine synthase codes for MTITRKNISLATALQCPRCGRLYDAGILQSYATCCQQPLITIYSGDLPDPSFLNGREHTIWRYREMLPVMDPWYIVSLGEGGTPLHRLSAVSQKLGVRVLLKDESMNPTGSFKARGISVAVSKALELGVNHCIMPSAGNAGGALSAYCAKAGIKATVIMPRHTPATLLEECRLHGAELILADGLIDRCGQIARQLVKETGAFDMSTLKEPYRLEGKKTMGYEIAEQLHWQLPDVIIYPTGGGTGLIGMWKAFREMQQLGWIGSKLPRMIIIQSQNCAPMVQYIKNGNLPEDFQAYPSKAYGLAVPQPFAKDMMREVIQQSDGKALTITEDEMEEGIREMATTEGILLSPEGSATYMGLKKLIEKDWVQEDEEVLLFNTGSWYKYR; via the coding sequence ATGACGATTACACGAAAAAACATATCATTGGCGACTGCATTGCAGTGTCCCCGTTGCGGAAGATTATACGACGCAGGGATATTGCAATCTTATGCCACCTGTTGTCAGCAACCACTGATAACGATTTATAGTGGTGATTTACCAGACCCATCCTTCCTGAACGGGCGGGAGCATACTATATGGCGGTACCGGGAGATGCTGCCAGTGATGGACCCATGGTATATTGTAAGCCTGGGCGAAGGTGGAACACCTTTGCACCGGTTATCTGCCGTGAGTCAGAAACTGGGGGTACGGGTGCTGTTAAAGGATGAAAGTATGAATCCCACCGGTTCTTTCAAGGCAAGGGGCATCAGTGTGGCCGTATCCAAAGCGCTGGAACTGGGCGTCAACCACTGTATCATGCCCTCTGCCGGCAATGCCGGTGGCGCCCTGAGTGCCTATTGTGCCAAAGCTGGTATCAAAGCCACCGTAATAATGCCTCGGCATACACCTGCCACCTTACTGGAAGAATGTCGTTTGCACGGTGCAGAACTGATACTGGCAGATGGCCTGATAGACCGCTGCGGCCAGATAGCCCGTCAGCTGGTGAAAGAAACCGGCGCCTTCGATATGTCCACGCTGAAAGAACCCTACCGCCTGGAAGGGAAAAAAACCATGGGTTACGAAATAGCGGAGCAGCTGCACTGGCAGCTGCCCGATGTCATCATATATCCTACCGGCGGCGGTACTGGCCTGATAGGCATGTGGAAAGCCTTCAGGGAAATGCAGCAGCTGGGCTGGATTGGTAGCAAACTACCCAGAATGATCATTATTCAATCTCAAAATTGTGCACCTATGGTTCAGTACATTAAAAACGGAAACCTGCCTGAAGATTTTCAGGCCTATCCTTCGAAAGCCTATGGTCTGGCTGTTCCACAGCCTTTTGCAAAAGACATGATGCGGGAAGTAATTCAGCAAAGTGATGGTAAGGCGCTTACCATAACAGAAGATGAAATGGAAGAAGGCATCCGGGAAATGGCCACCACCGAAGGTATATTACTATCACCGGAGGGTAGCGCCACCTATATGGGCCTCAAAAAACTCATTGAAAAAGACTGGGTTCAGGAAGATGAGGAAGTGCTGTTGTTTAACACCGGCTCATGGTACAAATACCGTTAA
- the bluB gene encoding 5,6-dimethylbenzimidazole synthase, which yields MDILNGKLFTAAEATVLEDVIVNRRDVRGNRFLDKPIEPETLNKILDAALHAPSVGFSQPWEFVLIEDNQVKQQIKDSFAAENEKAISLFDTDKQPEYIRLKLEGILEAPVNIAVFYKPAGKPVLGQTSMEEVGLYSVVCAVQNIWLMARALNIGVGWVSILDPEQVKNILKAPAENKLVAYLCLGHTDGFYTSPELELLQWEKRKMKDTAVFYNTY from the coding sequence ATGGATATACTAAATGGTAAATTGTTCACAGCAGCAGAAGCTACTGTTCTGGAAGATGTGATTGTAAACAGACGGGATGTTCGGGGCAACCGTTTTCTTGATAAACCTATTGAACCTGAAACACTCAATAAAATACTGGATGCCGCATTGCACGCGCCTTCAGTAGGGTTCTCCCAGCCCTGGGAGTTTGTGCTGATTGAAGATAATCAGGTAAAGCAACAGATAAAAGACAGCTTTGCGGCAGAGAATGAAAAAGCCATTTCGTTGTTTGACACAGATAAACAACCGGAATATATCCGGCTGAAGCTGGAAGGTATTCTGGAAGCACCGGTGAATATAGCCGTCTTTTATAAGCCGGCTGGCAAACCGGTGTTAGGGCAAACTTCGATGGAAGAGGTAGGTTTGTACAGCGTGGTATGCGCGGTACAAAACATCTGGCTGATGGCCAGAGCGCTGAATATAGGGGTAGGATGGGTGAGTATTCTGGATCCGGAGCAGGTAAAGAATATATTAAAGGCGCCGGCAGAAAACAAGCTGGTAGCCTATTTGTGCCTGGGACATACAGATGGATTTTATACTTCCCCGGAGCTGGAACTCCTGCAATGGGAAAAGAGAAAAATGAAGGATACTGCCGTTTTTTATAATACCTATTAA